One window of the Rufibacter radiotolerans genome contains the following:
- the thpR gene encoding RNA 2',3'-cyclic phosphodiesterase, producing MQDTVRLFVAAPLPEALKVYLDEARQEYTDDAVRHIPVQNLHLTLYFIGNVPVQEQGSIRETLRQVAQKHQPFTLELEQLEPGPKARLPRLVWARFRPNAAFTHLSQELTQVLSPTPPRQEKFIPHVTVCRFRKEGTVPRHLSIVAPVTEVLYPVNTLALWKSTLGSPHPVYSVLEEFPLGGE from the coding sequence ATGCAAGACACTGTCCGTTTATTTGTGGCTGCCCCGTTACCAGAAGCGCTGAAGGTTTACCTGGACGAAGCCCGGCAGGAGTATACCGATGACGCCGTCAGGCACATACCGGTACAGAACCTGCACCTGACCCTATATTTTATTGGGAATGTACCGGTACAAGAGCAGGGAAGCATACGGGAGACTTTGCGTCAGGTGGCCCAAAAGCATCAGCCCTTCACCTTAGAACTGGAGCAACTGGAACCCGGTCCAAAAGCCCGGTTGCCCCGGCTGGTCTGGGCCCGCTTCCGGCCGAACGCAGCATTCACGCACCTAAGTCAGGAATTGACCCAGGTTCTTTCGCCCACGCCACCCAGGCAGGAGAAATTCATTCCGCACGTGACTGTCTGCCGCTTCAGGAAGGAGGGAACCGTGCCCCGCCATTTATCCATTGTCGCCCCCGTCACCGAAGTTTTGTACCCCGTGAATACCCTGGCCCTCTGGAAATCTACCCTGGGCTCCCCGCACCCGGTCTACAGCGTGCTGGAAGAGTTTCCGTTGGGAGGGGAGTAA